From Posidoniimonas polymericola, the proteins below share one genomic window:
- a CDS encoding GNAT family N-acetyltransferase, whose product MSLTYHKRFQMERRIGAELSLPPLPPGYRFAPWSTGRLLDHTEAKHLAFGEELDAQLFDCLRTAEGCERLMREIARKPGFLPEATWLVEYVASPSKIEPCGTIQGIRTSPRAGAIQNVGVTPMHRGRGLGAALVSAATVGFQQAGLSRVCLEVTAANTAAVRLYQRLGFRRTKTLYKAVEVAYSLG is encoded by the coding sequence ATGAGCCTGACCTACCACAAACGGTTCCAGATGGAGCGGCGGATCGGCGCCGAGCTCAGTCTGCCGCCGTTGCCCCCTGGCTATCGCTTCGCCCCCTGGTCGACGGGACGGCTGCTCGATCACACCGAGGCCAAGCACCTGGCCTTCGGCGAAGAGCTCGACGCCCAGCTGTTCGACTGCCTGCGGACCGCCGAGGGCTGCGAGCGGCTGATGCGGGAGATCGCCCGCAAGCCAGGCTTCTTGCCCGAGGCTACCTGGCTTGTGGAGTATGTCGCGAGCCCCAGCAAGATCGAGCCCTGCGGCACGATCCAGGGCATCAGGACCTCGCCGCGGGCCGGGGCCATCCAGAACGTCGGCGTCACGCCAATGCACCGCGGACGCGGGTTGGGCGCCGCTTTGGTGTCGGCGGCAACCGTCGGGTTCCAGCAGGCCGGATTGAGTCGGGTCTGCCTGGAAGTCACCGCGGCCAACACGGCCGCCGTGCGGCTCTACCAGCGACTCGGCTTCCGCCGCACCAAGACGCTCTACAAGGCCGTCGAGGTTGCGTACTCGCTGGGGTAG
- a CDS encoding M16 family metallopeptidase, which produces MSLDTHKLELPSGLVLLGEPNPSFQSAAFTMLVPAGCRHDPEGRAGLASLTCEMALRGAGERDGRALINDLDALGIDRGESVGVSQASFRACGLAEALAPALGVYADILRRPHLPAEQIEAGRMVCLQELRGIEDEPSHKLMQELRRQHYPSPWGTPSQGEVETVERLTPYDVEAFHRARYQPDGAILAVAGGFDWDEISDLVQRLFGDWKAPADAEAPTAPEITPVSHIPYDSNQCHIGLAYDSVPYNHEDYFQAWASVGVLSGGMSSRLFTEVREKRGLCYTVSASLQSQKDRAAVFCYAGTTTERAQETLDVTHAELVKLRDGIKQNELDCLKARIKSSLILQQESSSSRSSSLAHDWYRLGRVRPVDELSAIVDAITAESINQFLEKQPPENFTLVTLGPEPLESPVGIS; this is translated from the coding sequence TTGTCTCTCGATACGCACAAGCTCGAGCTCCCCAGCGGCCTGGTGCTGCTGGGCGAGCCCAACCCGTCGTTCCAGTCGGCGGCGTTCACGATGCTCGTCCCGGCGGGGTGTCGGCACGACCCCGAAGGCAGGGCAGGGCTGGCGTCGCTGACCTGTGAGATGGCGCTGCGTGGCGCCGGCGAGCGGGACGGGCGAGCGTTGATCAACGACCTCGACGCCCTGGGCATCGACCGCGGCGAGTCGGTCGGGGTCTCGCAGGCGTCGTTCCGTGCGTGCGGACTGGCCGAGGCCCTCGCCCCCGCGCTGGGCGTGTACGCGGACATCCTCCGCCGCCCGCATCTGCCGGCTGAGCAGATCGAGGCCGGCCGCATGGTCTGCCTGCAGGAGCTCCGCGGCATCGAGGACGAACCAAGCCACAAGCTGATGCAGGAGCTGCGGCGGCAGCACTACCCAAGCCCCTGGGGCACGCCGAGCCAGGGCGAGGTAGAAACCGTCGAGCGGCTTACCCCGTACGACGTCGAGGCGTTCCATCGCGCTCGCTACCAGCCCGACGGCGCAATCCTGGCCGTTGCGGGCGGTTTCGACTGGGACGAGATCTCCGACCTGGTGCAGCGGCTGTTCGGCGATTGGAAGGCGCCCGCTGACGCCGAAGCCCCCACGGCGCCGGAGATCACGCCCGTCAGCCACATCCCGTACGACTCCAACCAGTGCCACATCGGATTGGCCTACGACTCGGTGCCGTACAACCACGAAGACTACTTCCAGGCGTGGGCCTCGGTCGGCGTGCTGTCGGGCGGCATGAGCAGCCGGCTGTTCACCGAGGTCCGCGAGAAACGCGGCCTGTGCTACACGGTGAGCGCATCGCTCCAGTCACAGAAGGACCGCGCGGCGGTGTTCTGCTACGCCGGCACCACCACCGAGCGGGCCCAGGAAACGCTCGACGTCACCCACGCGGAGCTCGTCAAGCTGCGCGACGGCATCAAGCAGAACGAGCTCGACTGCCTGAAGGCCCGCATCAAGAGCAGCCTGATCCTGCAGCAAGAATCGTCGAGCAGCCGCAGCAGCTCGCTCGCCCACGATTGGTACCGGCTGGGCCGCGTCCGCCCAGTGGACGAGCTGTCCGCCATTGTCGACGCGATCACCGCCGAGAGCATCAACCAGTTCCTCGAGAAGCAGCCCCCCGAGAACTTCACCCTGGTGACGCTCGGCCCCGAACCCCTGGAGTCGCCCGTTGGAATTTCGTAG
- a CDS encoding BNR-4 repeat-containing protein, translating to MFCLFAILLSLLLPPLAVAEETLNRTTLPGPVVINPNGGWSWFGDERAVVDADRNLLYVGSLANRAGYGGPEKDGDVEVTRVDLSSGEATTDVLRDALTSYGGGDDHNVPSLLLLPDGRVLAAYTGHNNNSQTYFRTYDPDSQQWDSERVFDWNAAIPGGSTFNCTYNNLFYLPADGAIYNISRNHERCPNAIVSHDMGQTWEYAGQLVRASEADGATGLYVNGYLKYSQRGDRVDLIATERHPRNFNNSLYHGYLEGGVLHAADGKAVDTQLDADAAAQATDLTQVFAAGTNVDGVPMTHCWMLDFERFADGAVVALFKARVDDSIEDHQFFYGVFRDGQWRAFPLARAGGRLFRNEEDYTGLAAIDPNDPSTVYISTSVDPNSSDRLAHHELFQGRTPDGGRSWRWRAVTHDSKADNLRPIIPRWKPGRTALIWNRGTMRTSQNYDQQVVLLIDPLQDPSSH from the coding sequence ATGTTCTGCTTGTTCGCTATTCTGCTGTCGCTCTTGTTGCCACCGCTTGCAGTAGCCGAGGAGACGCTCAACAGAACGACGCTTCCGGGTCCGGTCGTCATCAACCCGAACGGTGGCTGGAGCTGGTTCGGCGACGAGCGGGCGGTGGTCGACGCCGACCGCAACCTGCTTTACGTCGGCTCGCTCGCCAACCGGGCAGGTTACGGCGGCCCTGAAAAGGACGGCGACGTCGAGGTGACGCGGGTCGACCTCTCCAGCGGCGAAGCGACAACCGATGTGCTCCGTGACGCCCTGACCTCCTACGGCGGCGGCGACGACCACAACGTCCCCTCGCTGCTGCTGCTCCCCGACGGGCGGGTGCTGGCGGCGTACACCGGGCACAACAACAACTCGCAGACCTACTTCCGCACCTACGACCCCGACTCCCAGCAGTGGGACTCCGAACGCGTGTTCGACTGGAACGCCGCGATCCCGGGCGGCAGCACGTTCAACTGCACCTACAACAACCTGTTCTACCTGCCTGCCGATGGCGCCATCTACAACATCTCGCGAAATCACGAGCGGTGCCCCAACGCGATTGTCTCGCACGATATGGGGCAGACGTGGGAGTACGCCGGCCAGCTGGTGCGCGCCTCGGAGGCCGACGGCGCGACCGGGCTGTACGTTAACGGCTACCTGAAGTACTCGCAGCGGGGCGACCGCGTCGACCTCATCGCAACCGAGCGTCACCCCCGCAACTTCAACAACAGCCTGTACCACGGCTACCTGGAGGGCGGCGTGCTGCACGCCGCCGATGGCAAGGCGGTCGACACTCAGCTCGACGCCGACGCCGCGGCCCAGGCGACCGACCTGACCCAGGTGTTCGCCGCCGGGACCAATGTCGACGGCGTCCCCATGACGCACTGCTGGATGCTCGACTTCGAACGCTTCGCCGACGGCGCGGTCGTCGCCCTGTTCAAGGCGCGCGTCGACGATTCGATTGAGGACCACCAGTTCTTCTACGGCGTCTTCCGCGACGGCCAATGGCGGGCCTTCCCCCTCGCCAGGGCGGGCGGGCGCCTGTTCCGCAACGAGGAGGACTACACCGGCCTGGCGGCGATCGATCCCAACGACCCCAGCACCGTGTACATCTCGACTTCGGTGGACCCTAACAGCAGCGACCGACTCGCGCACCACGAGCTGTTCCAGGGCCGCACGCCCGACGGCGGCAGATCTTGGCGGTGGCGGGCGGTGACCCACGACTCGAAGGCCGACAACCTCCGCCCCATCATCCCGCGCTGGAAGCCGGGCCGGACCGCCCTGATCTGGAACCGCGGGACCATGCGGACCTCTCAGAACTACGATCAGCAGGTGGTGCTGCTGATCGACCCGCTGCAGGATCCCTCGTCGCACTAG
- a CDS encoding M16 family metallopeptidase — protein MEFRSHTLPNGLQIVAECNELALSTALGAFVCAGARDETDEVAGVSHFLEHMAFKGTPRRSAEDVNREFDEIGAHYNAYTSEEHTVYYGTVLPEYQRQCVDLLTDIVRPSLRTEDFEMEKQVILEEIQMYLDQPPYGADEQVKLLCFGDHPIARSVLGTSESVSGLSPDAMRAYFEGRYGPSTVTFVASGKVDFDDLVKQVEDACGGWDPTDGARTPHETKVADGRQHVTQATATQQYLLKLTAGPDASDDDRYAAKLLTMAVGDDSGSRMYWELVDPGHVESASLGHYEYQDLGMYYTWMSCAPQDLEANLARLDDVLQQAQDEGLTDDEIDRARSKIKSRVVIGNERPRSRLFSVGVNWIHRGEYRTARQDLDALEAVTAADVRRVLQRYPLTSGATLTVGPREKIAWP, from the coding sequence TTGGAATTTCGTAGCCACACCCTGCCCAACGGGCTGCAGATCGTCGCGGAGTGCAACGAGCTGGCGCTGTCTACTGCGCTGGGCGCCTTCGTCTGCGCCGGCGCGCGGGACGAGACCGACGAGGTCGCCGGCGTGAGCCACTTCCTGGAGCACATGGCCTTCAAGGGCACGCCGCGCCGCTCGGCCGAGGACGTCAACCGCGAGTTCGACGAGATCGGCGCCCACTACAACGCGTACACCAGCGAGGAGCACACGGTCTACTACGGCACCGTGCTGCCCGAGTACCAGCGGCAGTGCGTCGACCTCCTGACCGACATCGTCCGCCCGAGCCTGCGGACCGAAGACTTCGAGATGGAGAAGCAGGTTATCCTGGAAGAGATCCAGATGTACCTGGACCAGCCGCCCTACGGGGCCGACGAGCAGGTCAAGCTGCTCTGCTTCGGCGACCACCCGATCGCGCGGAGCGTGCTGGGGACCTCGGAAAGCGTCAGTGGGCTTTCGCCGGATGCGATGCGGGCTTACTTCGAGGGCCGGTACGGCCCGTCCACCGTGACGTTCGTCGCCAGCGGCAAGGTCGACTTCGACGACCTCGTCAAGCAGGTCGAAGACGCCTGCGGTGGCTGGGACCCCACCGACGGCGCCCGCACGCCGCACGAGACCAAGGTCGCCGACGGCCGCCAGCACGTCACCCAGGCGACCGCGACCCAGCAGTACCTGCTGAAGCTGACCGCCGGGCCTGATGCGTCGGACGACGACCGCTACGCAGCAAAGCTGCTGACCATGGCGGTGGGCGACGACTCCGGCAGCCGCATGTACTGGGAGCTCGTCGACCCGGGCCACGTCGAGTCGGCCAGCCTGGGTCACTACGAGTACCAGGACCTCGGCATGTACTACACCTGGATGAGCTGCGCGCCGCAGGACCTCGAGGCCAACCTCGCCCGGCTCGACGACGTGCTGCAGCAGGCTCAGGACGAGGGCCTCACCGACGACGAGATCGACCGCGCCCGCAGCAAGATCAAGTCGCGGGTGGTGATCGGCAACGAGCGGCCCCGCAGCCGGCTGTTCAGCGTTGGCGTCAACTGGATCCACCGCGGCGAGTACCGCACGGCCCGCCAAGACCTCGACGCGCTCGAGGCGGTCACGGCGGCCGACGTACGGCGGGTGCTGCAGCGGTACCCGCTGACCTCCGGCGCGACGCTGACGGTTGGTCCGCGTGAAAAAATCGCTTGGCCTTAA
- a CDS encoding CbiX/SirB N-terminal domain-containing protein: MTSDPAPQHAARRLADLLQQSGAAEPIGVIIVDHGSRRPESNDLLLEVVASFSGQTGVELVEPAHMELAEPSIADAFARLVARGAKRVIVAPFFLAPGRHWNEDIPELTRAAAAQQGGTPFAIAEPMGQHPAMAEVLASRIAGVLGQVDASGRLP, translated from the coding sequence ATGACCTCCGACCCCGCTCCCCAGCACGCCGCCCGCCGCCTGGCTGACCTGCTCCAGCAGTCTGGCGCCGCTGAGCCGATCGGCGTGATCATCGTCGACCACGGCTCGCGCCGCCCCGAAAGCAACGACCTGCTGCTGGAGGTGGTCGCGTCATTCAGCGGCCAGACCGGCGTCGAGCTGGTCGAGCCGGCCCACATGGAACTGGCCGAGCCGAGCATCGCCGACGCGTTCGCCCGGCTCGTTGCGCGTGGCGCCAAGCGGGTGATTGTCGCCCCCTTCTTTCTGGCGCCGGGCCGCCACTGGAACGAGGACATCCCCGAGCTGACCCGCGCCGCCGCGGCTCAACAGGGCGGGACCCCGTTCGCCATCGCCGAGCCGATGGGCCAGCACCCGGCAATGGCCGAGGTGCTAGCAAGCCGCATCGCGGGCGTGCTCGGGCAGGTCGATGCTAGCGGCCGCCTGCCGTGA